Proteins from one Osmerus mordax isolate fOsmMor3 chromosome 21, fOsmMor3.pri, whole genome shotgun sequence genomic window:
- the gga3a gene encoding ADP-ribosylation factor-binding protein GGA3a isoform X1, giving the protein MADTEGESLESWLNKATNPSNRQEDWEFIIGFCDQVNKELEGPQISVRLLAHKIQSPQEWEAIQALTVLEACMKNCGRRFHNEVGKFRFLNELIKVVSPKYLGDRVSERVKMKVIEIIFSWTHSLPDEAKISEAYQMLKRQGVVDEDPAVPPEKTLTASPPAHPKNPVFENEEKSKRLAELLKSKKPEDLQEANRLIKNMVKEDEVRAQRASKRSGTLEEVSNSVKLLHEMLSHFSREESTDGDKELIRELYGDCDKLRQTVFKLATETEDNDSSLGDILQASDDLSRVINSYRKIVEGQKINGEMEPVGPSYSQCTKDTSQSEILIDLAGLDLQSPSPPGLTPTVQHPEPSLSIPADLLYGSASSQACCPAPSDDPSPSKPSTALSLLDEELISLGLNDPVPALSGAMIETPKDPVFSQQLLSQAPHMVLDLFGSTPITAPAFSSAPLTSAASPNTLTTASSSVPYPQSSSTVSFPFATSVFPAAPLSATPVSTCPGPISYPQSSSATSFSYPVGSLSASTSLSHSGLQDLAMLDLGNPKSMPGMLDPDCLFGIGDAMGATSSMGDAPSRFSPLPLGIAAPGASSLPTTRPQADDSPLLRSLSPVIPLGLASPGVAPEISLVNVHVPLDSIRPSKVCPVTAYDKDGIRVLLHFATDCPSGRPDVLVIVVSMLNTAPLPISNVVLQAAVPKSMKVRLQPPSGTELAAFSPILPPAAITQVMLLANPLKEKVRMRYKLTFTLGDQQCTETGEVDQFPPAERWGAL; this is encoded by the exons ATGGCGGATACGGAAGGGGAGTCGTTGGAGTCGTGGCTCA ACAAAGCCACAAACCCTTCTAACAGACAGGAAGACTGGGAGTTCATCATAGGCTTCTGCGACCAAGTGAATAAGGAGTTGGAAGG GCCACAGATCTCTGTGAGATTGTTGGCTCATAAGATTCAGTCCCCGCAAGAATGGGAGGCAATACAGGCTTTGACT GTACTTGAAGCTTGCATGAAGAACTGTGGCCGAAGATTTCACAACGAAGTGGGAAAATTTCGTTTTTTGAACGAACTTATTAAAGTGGTGTCACCCAAA TACCTAGGTGATCGAGTATCAGAAAGGGTCAAAATGAAAGTGATCGAGATTATCTTCAGTTGGACACATTCTCTACCCGATGAAGCTAAGATCAGTGAAGCTTACCAGATGCTCAAGAGACAGG GTGTCGTCGACGAGGACCCAGCGGTCCCGCCGGAAAAGACGTTGACGGCTTCGCCCCCGGCTCACCCTAAGAACCCAGTGTTTGAGAACGAGGAGAAGAGCAAG CGACTGGCCGAGCTTCTGAAGAGTAAGAAACCAGAGGATTTGCAGGAAGCCAACCGCCTGATCAAGAACATGGTCAAGGAG GACGAGGTGAGGGCCCAGAGGGCCTCCAAGCGCAGCGGCACCCTGGAAGAGGTCAGCAACAGTGTCAAGCTGCTCCACGAGATGCTGAGCCACTTCAGCAGAGAGGAGTCCACCGACGGCGATAAGGAGCTCATCAGG GAGCTATACGGAGACTGTGACAAACTCAGGCAGACCGTGTTTAAGCTCGCCACGGAGACCGAGGACAACGACAGCAGCTTGG GAGACATCCTGCAGGCCAGCGATGACCTCTCTCGCGTCATCAACTCGTATCGGAAGATCGTGGAAGGGCAGAAGATCAACGGAGAGATGGAGCCAGTGGGACCTTCCTACTCACAAT GCACCAAAGATACCAGCCAATCGGAGATTCTGATTGACCTGGCGGGGCTGGACCTccagagcccctcccctccagggctGACCCCCACAGTCCAGCACCCAGAGCCCAGTCTCTCCATCCCAGCCGACCTGCTCTACGGCTCTGCCTCCTCCCAGGCCTGTTGTCCTGCTCCCAGCGATGACCCTAGCCCCAGCAAAccctccacagccctctccctgctagATGAAGAGCTCATCTCTTTAG GCCTTAATGACCCCGTTCCTGCTCTGAGTGGAGCAATGATAGAGACACCAAAAGATCCCGTCTTCAGTCAGCAATTGTTATCACAG GCGCCCCACATGGTTTTGGACCTCTTTGGCAGTACACCCATCACAGCTCCTGCCTTCTCCTCAGCACCGCTAACCTCAGCAGCGTCCCCAAACACTTTGACGACAGCCTCTTCATCGGTCCCCTACCCACAATCTTCCAGCACTGTCTCTTTCCCCTTCGCCACCTCTGTGTTCCCTGCAGCCCCCTTGTCCGCGACGCCGGTGTCAACCTGCCCTGGCCCGATAAGCTACCCACAATCCTCCAGTGCTACCTCTTTCTCCTATCCCGTTggttctctgtctgcctccacctccctcagccACAGCGGCCTGCAAGACCTGGCTATGCTGGACCTGGGAAACCCCAAGAG CATGCCTGGTATGTTGGACCCTGATTGCTTGTTTGGGATAGGGGATGCTATGGGTGCGACCTCCAGCATGGGCGACGCACCCTCCAGATTCAGCCCTCTCCCCCTGGGCATAGCAGCACCCGGAGCCTCCAGCCTGCCCACCACCAGGCCCCAGGCAGACGACAGCCCCCTGCTTCGCTCCCTGTctcctgtcatccctctggGCTTGGCCAGCCCAGGCGTGGCCCCGGAGATCTCCCTAGTCAACGTCCACGTTCCCCTGGACTCCATCAGGCCTA GCAAAGTGTGCCCTGTGACGGCGTACGATAAAGACGGCATCCGGGTTCTCCTCCACTTTGCTACCGACTGTCCCTCTGGCAGGCCTGATGTTCTGGTGATAGTGGTGTCCATGTTGAATACAGCCCCCCTGCCCATCAGCAACGTAGTCCTGCAGGCCGCCGTGCCTAAG TCGATGAAGGTGAGGCTGCAGCCGCCGTCGGGGACGGAGCTGGCGGCGTTCAGCCCCATCCTGCCCCCCGCCGCCATCACTCAGGTCATGCTGCTGGCCAATCCGCTGAAG gagaagGTCCGAATGAGATACAAGCTGACGTTCACTCTGGGAGACCAGCAGTGCACGGAAACAGGAGAGGTGGACCAGTTTCCCCCGGCCGAGAGATGGGGGGCTCTATAG
- the gga3a gene encoding ADP-ribosylation factor-binding protein GGA3a isoform X3 has protein sequence MKVIEIIFSWTHSLPDEAKISEAYQMLKRQGVVDEDPAVPPEKTLTASPPAHPKNPVFENEEKSKRLAELLKSKKPEDLQEANRLIKNMVKEDEVRAQRASKRSGTLEEVSNSVKLLHEMLSHFSREESTDGDKELIRELYGDCDKLRQTVFKLATETEDNDSSLGDILQASDDLSRVINSYRKIVEGQKINGEMEPVGPSYSQCTKDTSQSEILIDLAGLDLQSPSPPGLTPTVQHPEPSLSIPADLLYGSASSQACCPAPSDDPSPSKPSTALSLLDEELISLGLNDPVPALSGAMIETPKDPVFSQQLLSQAPHMVLDLFGSTPITAPAFSSAPLTSAASPNTLTTASSSVPYPQSSSTVSFPFATSVFPAAPLSATPVSTCPGPISYPQSSSATSFSYPVGSLSASTSLSHSGLQDLAMLDLGNPKSMPGMLDPDCLFGIGDAMGATSSMGDAPSRFSPLPLGIAAPGASSLPTTRPQADDSPLLRSLSPVIPLGLASPGVAPEISLVNVHVPLDSIRPSKVCPVTAYDKDGIRVLLHFATDCPSGRPDVLVIVVSMLNTAPLPISNVVLQAAVPKSMKVRLQPPSGTELAAFSPILPPAAITQVMLLANPLKEKVRMRYKLTFTLGDQQCTETGEVDQFPPAERWGAL, from the exons ATGAAAGTGATCGAGATTATCTTCAGTTGGACACATTCTCTACCCGATGAAGCTAAGATCAGTGAAGCTTACCAGATGCTCAAGAGACAGG GTGTCGTCGACGAGGACCCAGCGGTCCCGCCGGAAAAGACGTTGACGGCTTCGCCCCCGGCTCACCCTAAGAACCCAGTGTTTGAGAACGAGGAGAAGAGCAAG CGACTGGCCGAGCTTCTGAAGAGTAAGAAACCAGAGGATTTGCAGGAAGCCAACCGCCTGATCAAGAACATGGTCAAGGAG GACGAGGTGAGGGCCCAGAGGGCCTCCAAGCGCAGCGGCACCCTGGAAGAGGTCAGCAACAGTGTCAAGCTGCTCCACGAGATGCTGAGCCACTTCAGCAGAGAGGAGTCCACCGACGGCGATAAGGAGCTCATCAGG GAGCTATACGGAGACTGTGACAAACTCAGGCAGACCGTGTTTAAGCTCGCCACGGAGACCGAGGACAACGACAGCAGCTTGG GAGACATCCTGCAGGCCAGCGATGACCTCTCTCGCGTCATCAACTCGTATCGGAAGATCGTGGAAGGGCAGAAGATCAACGGAGAGATGGAGCCAGTGGGACCTTCCTACTCACAAT GCACCAAAGATACCAGCCAATCGGAGATTCTGATTGACCTGGCGGGGCTGGACCTccagagcccctcccctccagggctGACCCCCACAGTCCAGCACCCAGAGCCCAGTCTCTCCATCCCAGCCGACCTGCTCTACGGCTCTGCCTCCTCCCAGGCCTGTTGTCCTGCTCCCAGCGATGACCCTAGCCCCAGCAAAccctccacagccctctccctgctagATGAAGAGCTCATCTCTTTAG GCCTTAATGACCCCGTTCCTGCTCTGAGTGGAGCAATGATAGAGACACCAAAAGATCCCGTCTTCAGTCAGCAATTGTTATCACAG GCGCCCCACATGGTTTTGGACCTCTTTGGCAGTACACCCATCACAGCTCCTGCCTTCTCCTCAGCACCGCTAACCTCAGCAGCGTCCCCAAACACTTTGACGACAGCCTCTTCATCGGTCCCCTACCCACAATCTTCCAGCACTGTCTCTTTCCCCTTCGCCACCTCTGTGTTCCCTGCAGCCCCCTTGTCCGCGACGCCGGTGTCAACCTGCCCTGGCCCGATAAGCTACCCACAATCCTCCAGTGCTACCTCTTTCTCCTATCCCGTTggttctctgtctgcctccacctccctcagccACAGCGGCCTGCAAGACCTGGCTATGCTGGACCTGGGAAACCCCAAGAG CATGCCTGGTATGTTGGACCCTGATTGCTTGTTTGGGATAGGGGATGCTATGGGTGCGACCTCCAGCATGGGCGACGCACCCTCCAGATTCAGCCCTCTCCCCCTGGGCATAGCAGCACCCGGAGCCTCCAGCCTGCCCACCACCAGGCCCCAGGCAGACGACAGCCCCCTGCTTCGCTCCCTGTctcctgtcatccctctggGCTTGGCCAGCCCAGGCGTGGCCCCGGAGATCTCCCTAGTCAACGTCCACGTTCCCCTGGACTCCATCAGGCCTA GCAAAGTGTGCCCTGTGACGGCGTACGATAAAGACGGCATCCGGGTTCTCCTCCACTTTGCTACCGACTGTCCCTCTGGCAGGCCTGATGTTCTGGTGATAGTGGTGTCCATGTTGAATACAGCCCCCCTGCCCATCAGCAACGTAGTCCTGCAGGCCGCCGTGCCTAAG TCGATGAAGGTGAGGCTGCAGCCGCCGTCGGGGACGGAGCTGGCGGCGTTCAGCCCCATCCTGCCCCCCGCCGCCATCACTCAGGTCATGCTGCTGGCCAATCCGCTGAAG gagaagGTCCGAATGAGATACAAGCTGACGTTCACTCTGGGAGACCAGCAGTGCACGGAAACAGGAGAGGTGGACCAGTTTCCCCCGGCCGAGAGATGGGGGGCTCTATAG
- the gga3a gene encoding ADP-ribosylation factor-binding protein GGA3a isoform X2: MKNCGRRFHNEVGKFRFLNELIKVVSPKYLGDRVSERVKMKVIEIIFSWTHSLPDEAKISEAYQMLKRQGVVDEDPAVPPEKTLTASPPAHPKNPVFENEEKSKRLAELLKSKKPEDLQEANRLIKNMVKEDEVRAQRASKRSGTLEEVSNSVKLLHEMLSHFSREESTDGDKELIRELYGDCDKLRQTVFKLATETEDNDSSLGDILQASDDLSRVINSYRKIVEGQKINGEMEPVGPSYSQCTKDTSQSEILIDLAGLDLQSPSPPGLTPTVQHPEPSLSIPADLLYGSASSQACCPAPSDDPSPSKPSTALSLLDEELISLGLNDPVPALSGAMIETPKDPVFSQQLLSQAPHMVLDLFGSTPITAPAFSSAPLTSAASPNTLTTASSSVPYPQSSSTVSFPFATSVFPAAPLSATPVSTCPGPISYPQSSSATSFSYPVGSLSASTSLSHSGLQDLAMLDLGNPKSMPGMLDPDCLFGIGDAMGATSSMGDAPSRFSPLPLGIAAPGASSLPTTRPQADDSPLLRSLSPVIPLGLASPGVAPEISLVNVHVPLDSIRPSKVCPVTAYDKDGIRVLLHFATDCPSGRPDVLVIVVSMLNTAPLPISNVVLQAAVPKSMKVRLQPPSGTELAAFSPILPPAAITQVMLLANPLKEKVRMRYKLTFTLGDQQCTETGEVDQFPPAERWGAL, encoded by the exons ATGAAGAACTGTGGCCGAAGATTTCACAACGAAGTGGGAAAATTTCGTTTTTTGAACGAACTTATTAAAGTGGTGTCACCCAAA TACCTAGGTGATCGAGTATCAGAAAGGGTCAAAATGAAAGTGATCGAGATTATCTTCAGTTGGACACATTCTCTACCCGATGAAGCTAAGATCAGTGAAGCTTACCAGATGCTCAAGAGACAGG GTGTCGTCGACGAGGACCCAGCGGTCCCGCCGGAAAAGACGTTGACGGCTTCGCCCCCGGCTCACCCTAAGAACCCAGTGTTTGAGAACGAGGAGAAGAGCAAG CGACTGGCCGAGCTTCTGAAGAGTAAGAAACCAGAGGATTTGCAGGAAGCCAACCGCCTGATCAAGAACATGGTCAAGGAG GACGAGGTGAGGGCCCAGAGGGCCTCCAAGCGCAGCGGCACCCTGGAAGAGGTCAGCAACAGTGTCAAGCTGCTCCACGAGATGCTGAGCCACTTCAGCAGAGAGGAGTCCACCGACGGCGATAAGGAGCTCATCAGG GAGCTATACGGAGACTGTGACAAACTCAGGCAGACCGTGTTTAAGCTCGCCACGGAGACCGAGGACAACGACAGCAGCTTGG GAGACATCCTGCAGGCCAGCGATGACCTCTCTCGCGTCATCAACTCGTATCGGAAGATCGTGGAAGGGCAGAAGATCAACGGAGAGATGGAGCCAGTGGGACCTTCCTACTCACAAT GCACCAAAGATACCAGCCAATCGGAGATTCTGATTGACCTGGCGGGGCTGGACCTccagagcccctcccctccagggctGACCCCCACAGTCCAGCACCCAGAGCCCAGTCTCTCCATCCCAGCCGACCTGCTCTACGGCTCTGCCTCCTCCCAGGCCTGTTGTCCTGCTCCCAGCGATGACCCTAGCCCCAGCAAAccctccacagccctctccctgctagATGAAGAGCTCATCTCTTTAG GCCTTAATGACCCCGTTCCTGCTCTGAGTGGAGCAATGATAGAGACACCAAAAGATCCCGTCTTCAGTCAGCAATTGTTATCACAG GCGCCCCACATGGTTTTGGACCTCTTTGGCAGTACACCCATCACAGCTCCTGCCTTCTCCTCAGCACCGCTAACCTCAGCAGCGTCCCCAAACACTTTGACGACAGCCTCTTCATCGGTCCCCTACCCACAATCTTCCAGCACTGTCTCTTTCCCCTTCGCCACCTCTGTGTTCCCTGCAGCCCCCTTGTCCGCGACGCCGGTGTCAACCTGCCCTGGCCCGATAAGCTACCCACAATCCTCCAGTGCTACCTCTTTCTCCTATCCCGTTggttctctgtctgcctccacctccctcagccACAGCGGCCTGCAAGACCTGGCTATGCTGGACCTGGGAAACCCCAAGAG CATGCCTGGTATGTTGGACCCTGATTGCTTGTTTGGGATAGGGGATGCTATGGGTGCGACCTCCAGCATGGGCGACGCACCCTCCAGATTCAGCCCTCTCCCCCTGGGCATAGCAGCACCCGGAGCCTCCAGCCTGCCCACCACCAGGCCCCAGGCAGACGACAGCCCCCTGCTTCGCTCCCTGTctcctgtcatccctctggGCTTGGCCAGCCCAGGCGTGGCCCCGGAGATCTCCCTAGTCAACGTCCACGTTCCCCTGGACTCCATCAGGCCTA GCAAAGTGTGCCCTGTGACGGCGTACGATAAAGACGGCATCCGGGTTCTCCTCCACTTTGCTACCGACTGTCCCTCTGGCAGGCCTGATGTTCTGGTGATAGTGGTGTCCATGTTGAATACAGCCCCCCTGCCCATCAGCAACGTAGTCCTGCAGGCCGCCGTGCCTAAG TCGATGAAGGTGAGGCTGCAGCCGCCGTCGGGGACGGAGCTGGCGGCGTTCAGCCCCATCCTGCCCCCCGCCGCCATCACTCAGGTCATGCTGCTGGCCAATCCGCTGAAG gagaagGTCCGAATGAGATACAAGCTGACGTTCACTCTGGGAGACCAGCAGTGCACGGAAACAGGAGAGGTGGACCAGTTTCCCCCGGCCGAGAGATGGGGGGCTCTATAG